One genomic segment of Synechocystis sp. LKSZ1 includes these proteins:
- the cobW gene encoding cobalamin biosynthesis protein CobW, whose translation MTKIPVTVITGFLGAGKTTLVRHLLQNNQGRRIAVLVNEFGDVGIDGELLKSCQVCDDETESVNPSSQIIELTNGCLCCTVQEEFYPVMQALLQRREELDCIVIETSGLALPKPLVQAFRWPDIRQYATVDGVITVVDGQALAQGQLVGDLAALLQQRQADPNLDHETPLEELFEDQLACADLVLLTKTDQLQAPQRQTVEKWLKQELRPGVKIIPCQQGVINPDILLGFQAAVEDNLSERPSHHDHEEDHDHDDEIQSTQFVSDQAYDPQGLIAHLQQLVQQQEIYRIKGFVSVPSKPMRLVIQGVGANLDSFYDRRWQPGETRQTQLVFIGKNLDVQTIQANLAQIATKQSA comes from the coding sequence ATGACTAAAATTCCGGTTACGGTAATCACAGGTTTTCTGGGCGCAGGAAAAACGACCCTCGTTCGTCATCTCCTGCAAAATAACCAAGGGCGGCGGATTGCTGTTTTGGTGAATGAGTTTGGCGATGTTGGCATTGATGGAGAATTGCTCAAGTCCTGTCAAGTCTGCGATGACGAGACGGAATCCGTAAATCCCAGCAGTCAAATTATTGAACTTACCAATGGTTGCCTCTGCTGTACAGTGCAGGAGGAATTTTATCCAGTGATGCAGGCCCTGCTCCAACGGCGCGAGGAACTGGATTGCATCGTTATTGAAACTTCTGGCTTGGCCTTGCCCAAACCCTTAGTACAGGCCTTTCGTTGGCCGGATATTCGGCAATACGCTACGGTGGACGGGGTGATTACGGTGGTAGATGGTCAGGCCCTGGCCCAGGGCCAATTGGTGGGTGATTTAGCGGCCCTGCTCCAGCAACGGCAAGCTGACCCTAATTTAGATCATGAAACGCCTCTAGAAGAACTTTTTGAAGATCAACTAGCCTGTGCGGACTTGGTACTCTTAACCAAAACTGACCAACTCCAAGCACCGCAACGTCAGACCGTTGAAAAATGGCTCAAGCAGGAACTCCGGCCTGGGGTCAAAATTATTCCCTGTCAGCAAGGAGTAATCAATCCTGATATCCTCCTAGGTTTCCAGGCTGCCGTGGAAGATAATTTGAGCGAACGCCCCAGCCATCACGACCACGAGGAAGACCACGACCACGATGATGAAATTCAGTCTACTCAGTTTGTCTCTGACCAGGCCTACGACCCCCAGGGCCTGATTGCACACCTACAGCAACTGGTACAACAGCAGGAAATTTACCGCATCAAGGGCTTTGTTTCTGTGCCCAGTAAGCCCATGCGTCTCGTGATCCAGGGGGTCGGGGCCAACCTCGATAGTTTCTACGACCGACGCTGGCAACCTGGAGAAACCCGCCAAACCCAATTGGTGTTTATCGGCAAAAATCTAGACGTCCAGACCATCCAGGCTAACTTAGCCCAGATTGCGACAAAACAGTCTGCTTGA
- a CDS encoding septal ring lytic transglycosylase RlpA family protein, producing MRLFLVAILLTLSLPVSVSAQTATFYGPSFAGKRMANGRPYNPNHYVAAHPRYPLGTRLRVTHQRTGRSVIVTVTDRCACSLDLSSAAFRRIANKNHGRIPVRITRL from the coding sequence TTGCGTCTTTTTCTCGTAGCGATTTTGCTGACTCTATCATTACCTGTATCCGTTTCGGCCCAAACCGCAACCTTTTACGGGCCTAGTTTTGCTGGCAAACGCATGGCCAATGGCAGACCCTATAATCCCAACCACTATGTTGCTGCCCATCCCCGCTATCCCCTAGGAACCCGCCTACGGGTCACCCATCAAAGAACTGGCCGCTCTGTTATTGTCACAGTAACAGACCGTTGTGCTTGTTCTCTCGATTTGAGCAGTGCCGCCTTTCGACGTATCGCCAATAAAAATCATGGTCGCATCCCCGTTCGCATTACCCGACTCTAG
- a CDS encoding HEAT repeat domain-containing protein has protein sequence MTDVSAAYTVEQALTNLQQTEDPSARYYAAWWIGRFRVTDPTAIAALVAALQDETDRSPDGGYPLRRNAAKALGKLADPTVVPALIQALDCDDYYVREAAVRALGELQDSQAIPALLNLLAGGVEAAQLVPGKPHLAQPYEAILEALGTLQAKEAVPQLEPFLDHFAPKVQYAAARALYQLTLAPTYAERLIQALQGPDLQLRRSAMMDLGATGYLAGALAIAQTFAENSLKLIALRDLWMAHQQRTPQPDALTPETEEILALMDGLL, from the coding sequence ATGACCGACGTTTCTGCCGCTTATACCGTCGAACAGGCTTTGACCAATCTACAACAGACGGAAGATCCCAGTGCTCGCTACTATGCGGCCTGGTGGATTGGCCGTTTTCGCGTGACCGACCCCACTGCAATTGCCGCTCTCGTCGCGGCCCTACAGGATGAGACCGACCGCTCTCCCGATGGCGGCTATCCTTTGCGACGTAATGCGGCTAAGGCCTTGGGTAAATTAGCCGACCCGACGGTGGTTCCGGCCCTAATCCAGGCCCTAGATTGCGACGATTACTACGTCCGCGAAGCGGCAGTACGAGCCTTGGGAGAATTACAGGACTCTCAGGCCATTCCGGCCCTCCTCAACTTATTGGCTGGTGGCGTTGAAGCAGCACAATTGGTGCCCGGTAAACCCCATCTGGCCCAGCCCTACGAGGCCATTCTAGAGGCCCTGGGAACTCTCCAGGCCAAGGAAGCGGTTCCTCAGCTAGAACCATTTCTCGATCATTTTGCCCCTAAGGTACAGTACGCGGCCGCCCGGGCTCTTTATCAATTGACCCTTGCCCCGACCTACGCGGAACGTCTGATTCAAGCTTTGCAAGGCCCTGACCTACAACTGCGTCGCTCCGCCATGATGGATCTCGGTGCCACCGGCTATCTCGCCGGGGCCTTGGCCATTGCCCAAACCTTCGCTGAAAACAGTTTGAAGTTAATTGCCTTAAGAGACCTCTGGATGGCCCATCAGCAACGGACTCCCCAGCCCGACGCTCTGACACCAGAAACAGAGGAGATCCTGGCCCTGATGGATGGGTTATTGTAG
- a CDS encoding prohibitin family protein — translation MMRKSSAESWQPIVGGILAALLVLIALNAFVIINPGQAGVLSILGKAQDGALLEGLHYKPPFVSSVDIYDVTVQKFEVPAQSSTKDLQDLSASFAINFRLDPTQVVNIRRTQGSLQNIVAKIIAPQTQESFKIAAARRTVEEAITKRSELKEDFDMALDSRLEKYGIIVLDTSVVDLNFSPEFARAVEEKQIAEQRAQRAVYVAQEAEQQAQADVNRAKGKAEAQRLLAETLKAQGGELVLQKEAIEAWREGGAQMPNVLVLGGDKNQGAIPFLFNLNNPTAS, via the coding sequence ATTATGCGGAAATCCTCTGCCGAAAGCTGGCAGCCCATTGTGGGAGGCATTCTTGCGGCCCTCCTGGTCTTAATTGCCTTGAATGCTTTTGTGATTATTAACCCTGGTCAAGCTGGGGTTTTAAGTATCTTGGGTAAGGCTCAGGATGGGGCGTTACTAGAAGGTCTGCATTATAAGCCCCCTTTTGTATCCTCTGTGGATATCTATGATGTGACGGTACAAAAGTTTGAAGTGCCGGCCCAAAGCTCGACAAAAGATCTGCAAGACCTCTCGGCCAGCTTTGCCATTAATTTCCGTCTCGACCCGACTCAGGTTGTCAATATTCGACGCACCCAAGGGTCTTTACAAAATATCGTAGCCAAAATTATTGCCCCCCAGACTCAGGAGTCTTTTAAGATTGCGGCGGCACGGCGGACGGTGGAAGAGGCTATTACCAAGCGCTCCGAATTAAAAGAGGATTTTGATATGGCCCTGGATTCCCGCTTAGAAAAGTACGGTATTATTGTTCTGGATACGAGTGTAGTAGACCTCAATTTTTCTCCGGAATTTGCCCGGGCCGTGGAAGAAAAACAAATCGCCGAACAGCGAGCCCAGCGGGCCGTCTATGTGGCGCAGGAAGCAGAGCAACAGGCCCAGGCAGATGTTAATCGCGCCAAAGGGAAGGCCGAGGCCCAACGGCTCTTGGCGGAAACCCTGAAGGCCCAGGGGGGAGAACTGGTGTTACAAAAAGAGGCCATTGAGGCCTGGCGGGAAGGTGGGGCCCAAATGCCCAACGTTCTTGTGCTGGGCGGAGATAAAAACCAAGGGGCCATCCCCTTCCTGTTTAATTTAAACAATCCGACTGCCTCCTAA
- a CDS encoding plasmid replication protein, CyRepA1 family, producing MDYLQEWQASCVDDQLIHLNVTSLQGNEASEHLLYADTLPRRNDGRVSQSILNRYEHTVAGGWWCSGIDLLSGERDLWGCFKPNSPRIHQEKGKVIKYEHPPQAPTGLFALRVPLHLWQRIAERAGLSILAEDLDPEQEDGGFWQWLMQNPQIPLCITEGAKKAGSLLTAGLAAIALPGVHSGYRTPKDALGRRIGKSHLIPALQKLAVPQRPIYIVFDQDPKPKTIQQVHLAVRRLGYLFQQNQCLVKVMTWNPVWGKGIDDLIAQQGLTILEQVYDQALSLEVWQAKSFNRLTYGPSLALTARYLPDLPLPASANLIAVKSPKGTGKSQWLSRVVGQAMAEHRPVLLIGHRIRLVQELCQRFNLDYVTDVKDGPQGTIYGYGLCIDSLHPQSQAQFNPKRWADSLIIIDEVEQVLWHALNGDTCRSHRVAILKSLKQLLQTALSGDGRLIVADADLSDVSLDYLTALAGIPLDPYLICNDWQPDSTEAWPVYHYGENDPRRLVKHLVQHIRDGGRPFVCLSAQKLTSAWGTRNLEAYLQRQFPQVKILRLDAESLSDPSHPAYNAVSQLNDLLPQYDVVLASPAIETGVSIDLKGHFTAVWAIAQGVQTATSVCQALGRIRENIPRYLWVASYGFNQVGNGSTSIPALLTSGQRLTDLNIRLLQQADLADLDDLDTGFQAESLLCWARMAVRVNAAMIHYRDSVLALLQQEGHQLLGYPPPPQSQGAKEDNDSSNQEPLPGSQQLAEAIQAVREQNYQAECEAIATAPLLSVEDFEALKKRLIKSPNERHALRRYELQQRYGVPVTPELVQKDDQGWYQRIRLHYFLTLGRPYLADRDTKIARTLIDQGHGSLFLPDFNGSQLGAKIGTLDVLGLPILLANPQRELCALDADLQRLAEIALRNRQDIKTVMGIGLAKNAGPITILRRFLDCIGYGLAPLKRKRFNQKSVRVYRLVPPQDGRETVLQQWLERDRQLPGSSEGWLEDFWLRLQSPVPTMTTLPYVQLSLALTDHSPDDSAPLPNQEKMG from the coding sequence ATGGATTACTTACAGGAATGGCAGGCAAGCTGTGTTGACGACCAGCTTATTCATCTTAACGTGACTTCTCTCCAGGGGAACGAGGCTTCGGAGCATCTGCTGTACGCGGATACGTTGCCTCGGCGAAATGACGGCCGGGTCAGTCAATCCATCCTCAATCGCTATGAACATACCGTAGCTGGGGGTTGGTGGTGTTCAGGTATTGATTTACTATCGGGGGAGCGGGATCTCTGGGGCTGTTTTAAGCCCAACTCTCCTCGCATCCATCAGGAAAAGGGCAAGGTGATCAAGTATGAACATCCTCCCCAGGCCCCGACGGGCCTCTTTGCTTTGCGGGTTCCTTTACATCTTTGGCAACGCATTGCTGAGCGGGCTGGGCTGTCCATCCTAGCGGAAGACCTAGACCCAGAGCAAGAAGATGGGGGTTTTTGGCAATGGCTCATGCAGAATCCCCAGATCCCTCTCTGTATTACCGAAGGGGCCAAAAAGGCTGGGTCTTTACTGACAGCCGGCTTGGCGGCCATTGCTCTGCCAGGGGTTCACAGTGGCTACCGGACTCCGAAGGATGCCCTAGGACGACGCATTGGTAAATCCCATCTAATCCCGGCCCTGCAAAAGTTGGCGGTGCCCCAACGACCGATCTACATTGTTTTTGACCAAGACCCCAAGCCAAAAACTATCCAACAGGTTCACCTGGCTGTTAGACGTCTGGGCTATTTGTTCCAGCAAAATCAGTGTCTGGTGAAGGTCATGACCTGGAATCCGGTCTGGGGCAAAGGCATTGATGACCTAATCGCCCAACAGGGCCTAACCATCTTGGAACAGGTTTATGACCAGGCCCTGTCCCTAGAGGTGTGGCAGGCCAAAAGTTTTAACCGCCTTACCTATGGGCCGTCCCTGGCCCTCACGGCGCGTTATCTTCCGGATCTGCCGTTACCGGCTTCTGCTAACTTGATCGCCGTGAAATCTCCCAAGGGAACCGGAAAAAGCCAATGGCTAAGCCGAGTGGTGGGCCAGGCCATGGCAGAGCATCGCCCTGTTCTCTTAATTGGCCATCGTATTCGTCTGGTGCAGGAACTCTGTCAGCGCTTTAATTTAGACTATGTTACTGACGTCAAAGATGGCCCCCAGGGAACTATCTACGGCTATGGGCTTTGTATCGACTCGCTCCATCCCCAATCCCAGGCCCAATTCAACCCCAAACGTTGGGCCGACAGCCTAATCATTATTGATGAAGTGGAGCAGGTACTGTGGCATGCTCTGAATGGTGATACTTGCCGCTCCCACCGGGTAGCCATTCTCAAATCCCTCAAGCAGTTACTGCAAACGGCTCTGAGTGGTGACGGCCGCTTAATCGTGGCGGATGCCGATCTCAGCGATGTATCCCTCGATTACCTAACGGCCCTGGCGGGGATTCCTCTTGATCCCTACCTGATCTGTAATGATTGGCAACCTGATAGTACCGAGGCTTGGCCTGTCTATCATTACGGCGAAAATGATCCCCGTCGCCTAGTCAAGCATCTGGTACAACACATTCGAGATGGGGGCCGGCCATTTGTCTGCCTATCGGCCCAAAAGCTCACCAGTGCCTGGGGAACCCGCAACCTCGAAGCCTATCTCCAGCGACAATTTCCCCAAGTCAAGATCCTGCGGTTAGATGCAGAATCCCTTTCTGACCCCAGCCACCCCGCCTATAATGCCGTGTCCCAATTAAATGATCTACTACCCCAATACGATGTAGTATTGGCTAGCCCGGCCATTGAAACCGGTGTCAGTATTGACCTCAAGGGCCACTTTACCGCTGTTTGGGCCATTGCCCAGGGAGTCCAGACCGCCACCTCCGTTTGCCAGGCCCTGGGCCGAATTCGAGAAAATATTCCCCGCTATCTCTGGGTAGCCAGCTACGGCTTTAATCAGGTGGGCAACGGCTCCACTTCCATACCGGCCCTGTTGACCTCGGGCCAACGCTTAACGGACTTAAATATTCGCCTGCTCCAACAGGCCGATCTGGCGGATCTCGATGATTTGGATACCGGCTTTCAAGCAGAATCCCTCCTCTGTTGGGCCCGAATGGCCGTCCGTGTCAATGCAGCCATGATCCACTATCGAGACTCGGTATTGGCCCTGCTCCAACAGGAAGGCCACCAACTCCTGGGCTATCCCCCCCCGCCCCAGTCCCAGGGGGCCAAAGAAGACAATGATTCCTCTAACCAAGAGCCACTACCCGGTAGTCAACAATTAGCCGAAGCCATCCAGGCCGTGCGTGAGCAAAATTACCAGGCCGAATGCGAGGCCATTGCCACGGCGCCTTTACTAAGTGTCGAGGACTTCGAGGCCTTGAAAAAACGATTAATCAAAAGTCCTAACGAGCGTCACGCCCTGCGTCGCTACGAACTCCAGCAACGCTATGGGGTACCCGTGACCCCAGAACTGGTTCAGAAGGATGATCAGGGCTGGTATCAAAGAATTCGCCTGCATTACTTTCTCACCCTCGGTCGTCCCTACCTCGCTGACCGGGATACCAAGATCGCCCGGACGCTGATCGATCAGGGCCACGGCAGTCTTTTTCTCCCCGACTTCAACGGCTCCCAGCTCGGGGCCAAAATTGGCACCCTAGACGTCTTGGGACTCCCTATTCTCCTCGCCAATCCCCAACGGGAGCTCTGCGCCCTTGATGCGGATCTACAACGTCTGGCGGAGATCGCCCTGCGCAATCGTCAGGATATTAAAACCGTAATGGGCATTGGCTTGGCTAAAAATGCGGGCCCGATCACCATTCTACGCCGCTTTTTGGACTGTATTGGCTACGGTCTGGCCCCCCTAAAACGGAAGCGATTCAACCAAAAATCGGTGCGAGTGTATCGTCTGGTGCCGCCCCAGGATGGTCGGGAAACGGTTCTGCAACAATGGCTGGAACGAGACCGGCAATTACCGGGAAGCTCTGAGGGCTGGCTAGAGGATTTTTGGCTACGACTACAATCACCCGTTCCGACGATGACCACTCTCCCCTACGTGCAATTAAGTCTGGCTTTGACAGACCATTCCCCCGACGATTCGGCCCCTCTGCCAAATCAGGAAAAAATGGGATAA